In the genome of Calothrix sp. PCC 6303, the window CCCTATATTAAAGGTTGATATTTCCGAATTAAGTGTATCTGAACGTATACAACTAGCTGAGGATTTATGGGATAGTATTTTGCTGGAATCTGATGCTTCGGAATTTCCCTTAAGTGAAGGTCAAAAACAAGAATTAGATAGACGTTTAGAATTACATCGTCAAAATCCGCAACAGGGTTCCACTTGGGAAGAGGTTAAGCAGCGATTGGGTTTTGATAAATGAGTTATCAGCTAATTATTAGCCCAGAAGCGGAATTTGATATCGAAGATGCTTTTAAATGGTACGAAGAAAGTAGTTCCGGGTTAGGTTCAGAGTTTGTCCGTGCTATCGATGGCTGTTTGGCGCTAATCGGACGCAATCCTTTTGCCTACCCCAAAGTGTACCAGGAAGTGCGACGAGTATTAATACGTCGATTTCCTTATGGGGTGATGTATGTAGTGGAA includes:
- a CDS encoding addiction module protein — protein: MHPILKVDISELSVSERIQLAEDLWDSILLESDASEFPLSEGQKQELDRRLELHRQNPQQGSTWEEVKQRLGFDK
- a CDS encoding type II toxin-antitoxin system RelE/ParE family toxin, yielding MSYQLIISPEAEFDIEDAFKWYEESSSGLGSEFVRAIDGCLALIGRNPFAYPKVYQEVRRVLIRRFPYGVMYVVEEDVITIIACFHIKRDPKAWQNRST